A portion of the Glycine max cultivar Williams 82 chromosome 10, Glycine_max_v4.0, whole genome shotgun sequence genome contains these proteins:
- the LOC100791054 gene encoding disease resistance protein RPV1: MAKHVMSSSCPKKYDIFISFRGEDIRTTFIGHLRSALSGPNIKAYADDHDLQKGQEIWPSLCQAIQDSHFAIVVFSENYAESKWCLKELVQILHCRKTQGLVVIPVFYQVDPSHIRKCTGTYGEAIAKHKDNQSVQDWKAALTEAANISGWDTRSRDNKNESQLIEKIVLDVSEKLRSPFKLKEVEDFVQIEKHCGEVKLLLSKNQDQLQKNVHVIGIWGMGGIGKTTIAKALFSQLFPQYDAVCFLPNVREESQRMGLTSLCDKLLSKLLKEGHHEYNLAGSEDLTRRLGNKKVLIVLDDVDSFSQLDTLYQPCKYVGPGSKLIITTRDRHLLRRRVDVTHVYEVKTWSIAESLELFSVHAFNERRPKKGYEDLSNRAVNCARGVPLALEVLGSNLYSRTTEFWDDELNKLENYRNDNIQDVLQVSYDGLDDLEKEIFLDIAFFFKGEHKKDVVRILDACDFYPTRGLKVLEDKALITISHSGMIEMHDLIEEMGLNIVRGESKDPRNRSRLSDIKEVSDVLANKKGSDLIEGIKLDLSSIEDLHLNADTLNMMTNLRILRLYVPSGKISRNVHHSGVPSKLSGKLRYLEWNGFHLKSLPVTFCAKMLVEIRMPHSHVTELWQGVQDVANLVRIDLSECKHLKNLPDLSKASKLKWVNLSGCESLCDIHPSLFSFDTLETLMLDGCKKLKGLKSEKHLTSLRKISVDGCTSLKEFSLSSDSITSLDLSSTRIGMLDSTFERLTSLESLSVHGLRYGNIPDEIFSLKDLRELKICNSRVAIDKEKLHVLFDGSRYLRLLHLKDCCNLCELPDNIGGLSKLNELRLDGSCVKTLPASIEHLRKLKTLSLENCRELGSLPKLPPFITEFNAANCWSLTTVSSLNSSALGLKGKGKFISFKNCGWLDEPSLHCIMEGALELTELASCQNEIVKIVDEANTKNCNNKSVKVCFPGSKVPSQFKHRTTDSSITIGLPCYRNGRVGLTLCVVLSRSRVAAKIWCQCYLADGTKLEPATTWYHEAVTELNSDHVFIWCDSSLFNSIFESGTPLVFFEFFVTNDKGKRVTIDTPECGVCVMFDSKGYVASRQVLEHSASVLGLELNHYMVQP; encoded by the exons ATGGCGAAACACGTCATGTCATCATCATGTCCTAAGAAGTACGATATTTTCATCAGCTTCAGAGGTGAGGACATCCGCACCACGTTCATTGGCCATCTTCGTTCTGCTCTCTCTGGACCCAACATCAAAGCATACGCGGATGACCATGACCTTCAAAAAGGACAAGAGATTTGGCCGTCACTGTGCCAAGCAATCCAGGACTCACACTTTGCCATCGTGGTATTCTCCGAAAACTATGCTGAGTCAAAATGGTGCTTGAAAGAACTGGTGCAAATACTGCACTGCAGAAAAACTCAGGGATTGGTAGTCATACCAGTCTTCTACCAAGTAGATCCATCCCACATAAGGAAGTGTACTGGCACTTACGGGGAAGCAATCGCAAAACACAAAGACAACCAATCCGTCCAAGACTGGAAAGCTGCTCTCACTGAAGCTGCCAATATATCTGGATGGGACACTCGTAGCCGTGACAACAA GAATGAGTCTCAACTAATAGAGAAAATTGTGCTAGATGTATCCGAGAAGTTGAGGTCCCCTTTTAAACTAAAAGAAGTAGAAGACTTtgttcaaattgaaaaacattGTGGAGAAGTAAAACTGTTGCTGTCCAAAAACCAAGATCAGTTACAAAAGAATGTTCATGTAATTGGAATTTGGGGTATGGGAGGGATTGGCAAGACAACTATTGCCAAAGCCTTGTTTTCTCAACTCTTTCCACAATATGATGCTGTCTGCTTCTTACCAAATGTTAGAGAGGAATCACAAAGGATGGGACTAACATCTTTGTGTGATAAGCTTCTTTCTAAGCTACTTAAGGAAGGCCATCATGAATATAATCTTGCAGGATCTGAAGACCTTACGAGGAGGCTCGGCAATAAAAAAGTTTTGATTGTACTTGATGATGTGGATAGTTTCAGTCAATTAGATACGTTGTATCAACCATGTAAATATGTAGGTCCAGGTAGTAAACTTATTATAACAACAAGAGATAGGCATTTGCTTAGAAGAAGAGTTGATGTCACACATGTCTATGAGGTCAAGACATGGAGCATTGCTGAATCTCTAGAGCTTTTTAGTGTACATGCCTTCAATGAAAGACGTCCTAAAAAGGGATACGAGGATCTCTCAAACAGGGCGGTAAACTGTGCAAGGGGAGTTCCATTAGCTTTAGAAGTTTTGGGTTCTAATCTTTATTCCAGAACTACAGAATTCTGGGATGATGAATTGAACAAACTTGAGAACTATCGGAATGACAATATTCAAGATGTCTTACAAGTGAGCTATGATGGATTAGACGACCTAGAGAAGGAAATATTTCTAGACATTGCATTCTTTTTCAAAGGTGAACATAAAAAAGATGTCGTAAGAATACTAGATGCTTGTGATTTCTACCCTACTAGGGGATTAAAGGTCCTCGAAGATAAAGCTCTTATAACTATTTCACATTCTGGGATGATAGAAATGCATGACTTGATAGAAGAAATGGGTTTGAATATAGTTCGTGGAGAAAGTAAAGATCCCAGAAACCGTAGTCGATTGAGTGATATAAAAGAAGTTTCTGATGTACTTGCAAATAAAAAG GGAAGTGATTTAATTGAAGGGATAAAATTAGATTTGTCTTCCATTGAGGATTTACACTTGAATGCTGACACACTCAACATGATGACTAATTTAAGAATTCTTAGATTATACGTTCCTTCAGGTAAGATATCAAGAAATGTGCACCATTCTGGTGTCCCTAGTAAATTGTCTGGTAAATTGAGATACCTCGAGTGGAATGGATTCCATTTGAAGTCTCTTCCAGTAACTTTTTGTGCTAAGATGCTTGTTGAGATTCGAATGCCGCACAGCCATGTTACAGAACTTTGGCAGGGGGTGCAg GATGTTGCGAATTTAGTGCGAATTGACTTAAGTGAATGCAAGCACTTGAAGAATCTTCCAGATTTGTCTAAGGCGTCAAAACTTAAATGGGTGAATCTTTCTGGTTGTGAAAGTTTGTGTGATATTCATccatctcttttttcttttgacacACTTGAAACTTTGATGCTGGATGGATGCAAAAAGCTCAAGGGTCTTAAAAGTGAGAAACATTTAACATCTTTGAGGAAGATCAGTGTCGATGGCTGCACTAGTCTCAAGGAATTCTCCTTGTCATCGGATTCAATCACAAGCTTGGATTTAAGCAGCACAAGAATTGGAATGTTAGACTCTACATTTGAGCGTCTAACAAGTCTTGAGTCACTCAGTGTACACGGTTTGAGATATGGTAATATACCGGATGAGATATTTTCCCTAAAAGATCTTCGGGAGCTTAAGATTTGTAATTCTAGAGTAGCAATTGACAAAGAGAAGCTACATGTGTTATTTGATGGGTCAAGATATCTACGTCTACTACACTTGAAGGATTGTTGTAACTTGTGTGAGCTCCCTGACAACATCGGTGgcttatcaaaattaaatgagcTAAGACTAGATGGTAGCTGTGTGAAGACATTGCCAGCTAGCATCGAGCATCTCAGAAAACTGAAAACTCTGTCCTTAGAGAATTGTAGGGAGCTTGGGAGTCTACCAAAGCTTCCACCATTTATCACAGAGTTTAATGCCGCGAACTGCTGGTCATTGACTACAGTATCCTCTTTAAACTCTTCTGCATTGGGATTGAAAGGGAAGGGCAAATTCATTTCATTCAAGAATTGTGGTTGGCTGGATGAACCTTCACTTCATTGCATTATGGAGGGTGCCCTCGAATTAACCGAGCTTGCGTCGTGTCAAAATGAGATTGTAAAAATCGTAGATGAAGCCAACACcaaaaattgtaataataaaTCTGTGAAGGTCTGTTTCCCAGGAAGCAAAGTCCCAAGCCAGTTCAAACATCGAACAACAGACTCCTCAATCACTATTGGTCTTCCATGTTACCGTAATGGCCGTGTGGGATTAACTTTGTGTGTGGTTCTTTCACGCTCCCGGGTTGCTGCTAAAATCTGGTGTCAGTGCTACTTGGCAGATGGCACTAAGTTGGAACCCGCCACTACGTGGTATCATGAAGCTGTCACGGAGTTGAATTCTGATCATGTTTTTATTTGGTGTGATTCAAGCCTGTTTAACAGCATTTTCGAATCGGGTACACCATTGGTTTTCTTTGAGTTCTTTGTTACAAATGATAAGGGGAAACGCGTGACCATCGACACCCCAGAGTGTGGGGTCTGCGTAATGTTTGATTCAAAAGGTTATGTGGCAAGTCGTCAAGTGTTGGAACATAGTGCCAGTGTACTTGGTTTGGAGTTGAATCACTACATGGTGCAGCCTTAA
- the LOC121172892 gene encoding disease resistance protein RPV1 — MAKQGMLSSLCPRKYQVFISFRGEDVRTSFISHLRSALSRDNIKAYMDDHNLQKGDELWPSLCQAIQDSELAIVVFSEHYAASKWCLNELVEILHCRKSQGLAVIPVFYEVDPSHIRKYDGTCGEAISKYETYFGDKDNESIQKWKAALAEAAHISGWDSHSREYKNDSQLIEKIVVDVSEKLSQGTPFKLKVEDFVQIEKHCGEVKLLLSKNQDQLQKNVHVIGIWGMGGIGKTTIAKALFSQLFPQYDAVCFLPNVREESRRIGLTSLRHKLLSDLLKEGHHERRLSNKKVLIVLDDVDSFDQLDELCEPCNYVGPDSKVIITTRNRHLLRGRVDDRHVYEVKTWSFAESLELFSLHAFNERRPKKGYEDLSNRAVNCARGVPLALKVLGSNLYSRSIKFWDGELSKLENYRNDSIQDVLQVSYDGLHDLEKKIFLDIAFFFKGEHKDDVIRILDACDFYATSGIEVLEDKALVTLSNSGMIQMHDLIQEMGLNIVRGGSEDPRNRSRLRDIEEVSDVLENKNGSDLIEGIKLDLSSIEDLHLNADTFDRMTNLRILRLYVPSGKRSGNVHHSGVLSKLSSKLRYLEWNGCRLKSLPKSFCGKMLVEICMPHSHVTELWQGVQDLANLVRIDLSECKHLKNVPDLSKASKLKWVNLSGCESLCDIHPSVFSLDTLETSTLDGCKNVKSLKSEKHLRSLKEISVIGCTSLKEFWVSSDSIKGLDLSSTGIEMLDSSIGRLTKLRSLNVEGLRHGNLPNELFSLKCLRELRICNCRLAIDKEKLHVLFDGSRSLRVLHLKDCCNLSELPENIWGLSKLHELRLDGSRVKTLPTTIKHLKRLNTLSLKNCRMLESLPKLPPNVLEFIATNCRSLRTVSISTLADFALRTGKGIIVSLQNCSNLLESPSLHCIMEDAHLATKSIVLKNMFLKELFRGTNTRIDNYDYVKRQFKYQTTPYSLVIVDLPSSKSDFVGFVRNDSNSDFVC, encoded by the exons ATGGCGAAACAAGGCATGTTGTCATCATTGTGTCCTAGAAAGTACCAAGTTTTTATTAGCTTCAGGGGTGAGGATGTCCGCACCAGCTTCATTAGCCATCTTCGTTCTGCTCTCTCCCGGGACAACATCAAAGCATACATGGATGACCACAACCTTCAAAAAGGAGACGAGCTTTGGCCCTCATTGTGCCAAGCAATTCAGGATTCAGAGCTTGCCATCGTCGTATTCTCCGAACACTATGCTGCTTCAAAGTGGTGCTTGAATGAGCTGGTGGAAATACTGCACTGCAGAAAATCTCAGGGCCTGGCAGTGATACCCGTGTTCTACGAAGTGGATCCATCACACATAAGGAAGTATGATGGCACTTGCGGTGAAGCAATCTCAAAATACGAGACATATTTTGGTGACAAAGACAATGAATCCATCCAAAAGTGGAAAGCTGCTCTCGCTGAAGCCGCCCATATATCTGGATGGGACTCTCATAGCCGTGAATACAA GAATGACTCTCAACTGATAGAGAAAATCGTGGTAGATGTATCCGAGAAGTTGAGCCAGGGGACCCCTTTTAAACTAAAAGTAGAAGACTTtgttcaaattgaaaaacattGTGGAGAAGTCAAATTGTTGCTGTCCAAAAACCAAGATCAGTTACAAAAGAATGTTCATGTAATTGGAATTTGGGGCATGGGAGGGATTGGCAAGACAACTATTGCCAAAGCCTTGTTTTCTCAACTCTTTCCGCAATATGATGCTGTCTGCTTCTTACCAAATGTTAGAGAGgaatcaagaagaattggaCTAACATCTTTACGTCATAAGCTACTTTCTGACCTACTTAAGGAAGGTCATCATGAGAGGAGGCTCAGCAATAAAAAAGTTTTGATTGTACTTGATGATGTGGATAGCTTTGATCAATTAGATGAGTTGTGTGAACCATGTAACTATGTAGGTCCAGATAGTAAAGTTATTATAACAACAAGAAATAGGCACTTACTTAGAGGAAGAGTTGATGACAGACATGTCTATGAGGTCAAGACATGGAGCTTTGCCGAATCTCTAGAGCTTTTTAGTTTGCATGCCTTCAATGAAAGACGTCCTAAAAAGGGATACGAGGATCTCTCAAACAGGGCGGTGAACTGTGCAAGGGGAGTTCCATTAGCTTTAAAAGTTTTGGGTTCTAATCTTTATTCCAGAAGTATAAAATTCTGGGACGGTGAATTGAGCAAACTTGAGAACTATCGGAATGACAGTATTCAAGATGTGTTACAAGTGAGCTATGATGGATTACATGACCTAGAGAAGAAAATATTTCTagatattgcatttttttttaaaggtgaACATAAAGATGATGTCATAAGAATACTAGATGCCTGTGATTTCTACGCTACCAGTGGCATAGAGGTCCTTGAAGACAAAGCTCTTGTGACTCTTTCAAATTCTGGGATGATACAAATGCATGACTTGATACAAGAAATGGGTTTGAATATAGTTCGTGGGGGCAGTGAAGATCCCCGAAACCGTAGTCGATTGCGCGATATAGAAGAAGTTTCAGATgtacttgaaaataaaaat GGAAGTGATTTAATTGAAGGGATAAAATTAGATTTGTCTTCGATTGAGGATTTACACTTGAATGCTGACACATTCGACAGGATGACTAATTTAAGAATTCTAAGATTATACGTCCCTTCTGGTAAGAGATCAGGAAACGTGCACCATTCTGGCGTCCTTAGTAAATTGTCTAGTAAATTGAGGTATCTTGAGTGGAATGGATGTCGTTTGAAGTCTCTTCCAAAATCTTTTTGTGGTAAGATGCTTGTTGAGATTTGCATGCCACACAGCCATGTTACAGAACTTTGGCAGGGGGTGCAg GATCTTGCAAATTTAGTGCGAATTGACTTAAGTGAATGCAAGCACTTGAAGAATGTCCCAGACTTGTCCAAGGCGTCAAAACTTAAATGGGTGAATCTTTCTGGTTGTGAAAGTCTGTGTGATATTCATCCATCTGTTTTCTCTCTTGACACACTAGAAACTTCGACACTGGATGGCTGCAAAAATGTCAAGAGCCTTAAAAGTGAGAAACATTTAAGATCTCTGAAGGAGATCAGTGTCATTGGCTGCACTAGTCTGAAGGAATTCTGGGTGTCATCGGATTCAATCAAAGGCTTGGATTTAAGCAGCACAGGGATTGAAATGTTGGACTCTTCAATCGGGCGTCTAACAAAGCTCCGGTCACTCAATGTAGAGGGTTTGAGACATGGTAATCTTCCAAATGAGTTATTCTCCCTAAAATGTCTTCGGGAGCTTAGGATTTGCAATTGTAGACTAGCAATTGACAAAGAGAAGCTACATGTGTTATTCGACGGCTCAAGATCTCTAAGAGTACTACACTTGAAGGATTGTTGCAACCTGAGTGAGCTCCCTGAAAACATTTGGGGCTTATCAAAATTACATGAGCTAAGACTAGATGGTAGCCGTGTGAAGACACTGCCAACTACCATCAAGCATCTCAAGAGACTGAACACTCTGTCATTAAAGAATTGTAGGATGCTTGAGAGTCTGCCAAAGCTTCCCCCGAATGTCCTAGAGTTTATCGCCACGAACTGCAGATCGTTAAGGACAGTGTCAATATCAACTTTAGCAGATTTTGCATTGAGGACAGGGAAGGGCATAATCGTTTCATTGCAGAATTGTAGTAATTTATTGGAATCACCTTCTCTCCACTGCATTATGGAGGATGCTCACTTAGCAACCAAGAGTATAGtgcttaaaaatatgtttttgaaagagttGTTTCGAGGCACAAACACCAGAATTGATAACTATGACTATGTGAAAAGGCAGTTCAAATATCAAACAACACCATACTCCTTAGTCATTGTTGATCTTCCTTCTTCAAAATCAGACTTTGTGGGATTTGTTAGAAATGATAGTAATTCTGACTTTGTTTGTTAA
- the LOC102669921 gene encoding transcriptional regulator TAC1 — MNSEKPVSPEISSEENDHDQEDDTGGTKRSYECTFCKRGFTNAQALGGHMNIHRRDRAKAKQFTLDASPSVNKFNSNNNDSMALPFVSEIMNQPTRPNYSPLESQMNFHPPHAFYYEFCNSRSQPLSLNNQELRDANLSLQIGSSHVDDNIHQVRRGNQKESEVDLELRLGHDPY; from the coding sequence ATGAATTCAGAGAAGCCTGTGAGTCCTGAGATTTCAAGTGAAGAAAATGATCATGATCAAGAAGATGACACTGGTGGAACCAAACGCTCTTATGAGTGCACATTCTGCAAAAGAGGCTTCACAAACGCTCAGGCTTTAGGCGGCCATATGAACATCCATAGGAGAGACAGGGCCAAGGCCAAGCAATTCACACTTGATGCTTCACCTTCAGTTAACAAATTCAATAGTAACAACAATGATTCCATGGCCCTTCCCTTTGTCTCAGAAATTATGAACCAACCCACAAGGCCTAATTACTCCCCTTTGGAGTCTCAGATGAACTTTCATCCACCACATGCCTTTTATTATGAGTTTTGTAACTCAAGGTCTCAGCCTTTGAGTTTGAACAACCAAGAGCTTCGGGATGCCAATTTGAGTCTCCAAATTGGTTCAAGTCATGTTGATGATAATATCCATCAAGTTAGGAGAGGAAATCAGAAAGAGAGTGAAGTGGACTTGGAGCTCAGACTTGGCCATGATCCATACTGA
- the LOC112577497 gene encoding potato inhibitor I-like, with translation MSSECKGKSSWPELVGVEGTVAVATIERENPLVDANTVLKGTIVTPDFRCDRVWVWVTKDGIVYQVPTIG, from the exons ATGTCGTCCGAGTGCAAAG GTAAGAGCTCATGGCCTGAGTTGGTTGGAGTGGAAGGAACGGTGGCGGTGGCTACAATTGAGAGGGAGAATCCTTTGGTGGACGCTAACACTGTGCTGAAAGGAACCATAGTCACCCCTGATTTCCGATGTGATAGGGTTTGGGTTTGGGTCACCAAAGACGGAATTGTTTATCAGGTTCCAACAATTGGATAA
- the LOC100170748 gene encoding putative protease inhibitor produces the protein MSDDCKGKSSWPELVGVQGTVAEATIERENPLVDAIIVPEGNMVITDFRCDRVWVWIDKDGIVKEVPHIG, from the exons ATGTCTGACGATTGCAAAG GTAAGAGCTCATGGCCTGAGCTAGTTGGAGTGCAAGGGACAGTTGCGGAGGCTACAATTGAGAGAGAGAACCCTTTGGTGGATGCTATCATTGTGCCCGAAGGAAACATGGTCATCACTGATTTCCGCTGTGATAGGGTTTGGGTTTGGATCGATAAAGATGGAATTGTCAAGGAAGTTCCCCACATTGGATAG
- the LOC100797038 gene encoding DNA repair protein XRCC4 has protein sequence MEDVTERFSCSKLLVPKGEPIFVKATWFPTHFHLAVTDGITAWHCHPSEEEVKQRAAQWDLPVSEYLNLSERYLGLQQPGSVYALDDAGDGHKRLSWTFEKEGMTLLWRWKCLLSPDSKKSNVEILDFLMGSNINLSDKVVRENELFEKMKVEAEKCLTQSERIANERLEFESEIYAKFLGVLNSKKSKLRELRDKLAKPENTEKSPEEEDTDKTESFDEESDFDRSDEDPQKDISSSSKDVMANKPSCPKRTRRK, from the exons ATGGAGGATGTAACAGAGAGGTTCTCCTGCTCCAAGCTTCTCGTTCCAAAAGGAGAACCCATTTTCGTGAAGGCCACTTGGTTTCCCACTCACTTCCATCTCGCCGTCACCGACGGCATCACCGCCTGGCACTGCCACC CATcggaggaggaggtgaagcAGCGTGCTGCTCAGTGGGACCTTCCTGTTTCAGAGTACCTGAACTTGTCTGAGCGCTATTTGGGGCTTCAACAACCCGGCTCTGTCTATGCATTGGATGATGCTGGTGATGGCCATAAGAgg TTGTCGTGGACGTTTGAGAAGGAAGGAATGACTCTGCTTTGGAGATGGAAATGCTTGCTGTCTCCTGATTCTAAGAAAAGTAATGTCGAAATATTGGACTTTCTCATGGGCTCAAACATAAATCTAAGT GACAAAGTTGTCAGAGAAAATGAATTGTTTGAGAAGATGAAAGTGGAAGCTGAGAAGTGCTTAACCCAGAGTGAAAGAATTGCCAATGAGAGGCTGGAATTTGAATCTGAAATCTATGCAAAG tttctgggggtcttaaattcaaaaaaatcaaaactaagAGAGCTTCGAGATAAGCTGGCAAAACCAGAGAATACTGAGAAATCTCCTGAAGAGGAAGACACAGACAAAACCGAGAGTTTTGATGAAGAAAGTGATTTTGACAGAAGTGATGAGGATCCTCAAAAGGATATTTCTAGTTCTTCAAAGGATGTTATGGCAAATAAGCCTTCTTGTCCAAAAAGAACTAGACGTAAATGA